The genomic DNA GTGACATTTTCTATATCTATAGTTAGAGTTTCATAAGTATTTAAAATAGCCTCTAAATGATTTTGAAAATTTAGAGCTGTAGTCGTGTTAATAGTTCCTTCTACTAAAAATGTTCCGTTTTGATCTGTAATTTTAAGTGCCATAATTTTTATTTTTTAGTTATTATTCTTTTAACTTCTGATACAAAGATGCTATCAAACCTTTAAATTTTATGGTCAATATCGGTGAGTGGCAGGTTGCTGTAGATGAATGATTAAAATCTATTGCTTACCTTGCATGTATTAAAAATCGCTCATGAAGTTTAAGTCCTATTTAGTCTTAGTATCCCTGTTTATTGGTGCTCTTGGGGTTTCTCAAAACATGCAAGAAGGGTTCACCTACTTAGAAACTGGTAAGTATAAAGCCGCCGAAGCCTATTTCAAAACTGTTTTAAAAGATTATCCGCAAAATAAAACCGCAAAATTATGCTATGGACGTGCTGTTGGGTTAAATGGAAGTTCTAAGGAAGCTGTTTCTATATTTACAGACATGTTAAAAGACTATCCAAATGATTTTGAAATCAAACTGAATTATGCAGAATCGCTACTGTGGAATAAAAACTATCATACTGCAAAAAACTACTATGAAAGTCTTATTAAAGAAAACGATCAAAGTTTCCCAGCACTTTTAGGGTATGCCAATACCTTATCCAATCTTAAAATCTATGATCAAGCATTAGTATATGTTAATAAAGCTTTAGACGTATCCCCAGGGAATCAAAATGCCCAAACCTCTAAAAAATATATTTACTTAGGTTATGCTTATAAAAATCAACAGCAACAGAAATACATTGAAGCAGAACGTCTTTTAAAAAAGAATTTATCTCTTTTTAAAAATGATAAGGAAACCTTAATCAACTTAGCTAATCTTTATTTAATAGCTGAAGCATTTGATAAAGCTGAAACCACCTATAATACTATTGGTAACAATGAAACTAATAAAACAATAGCTCTAAACGGTCTTGCCTTAGTAAAACACTTAAAAGGCAAGGAGAAAACAGCTTTAAGAATCAGTAAAGAGGCTTATAGTACCTTAGCTAGTTTAAGTAATGCCGTACTCGTACAGCAAACACAGGAACGTTATATACAAGCCCTAATTTGGAATAAAAAGTATAAAAAAGCTCAAACTTTAATAGACGAATTGATAAAAACAAAACCTAATGATAATTGGGTTTTAGCCTTACAGGCTACATTGAATATCTATAAAAGTGATTTTAAAAAGAGTTTAATTGATTACAACCATATTTTAAAAAACGATAGCACGTCTTTTGATGGCAACTTAGGAAAAGCTAATACATTAAAAGCTTTGGGTTTTTATAATGAGGCATATAAATCTGCAAACAACACCTTACAATTTTATAGCAAACAAAAAGATGCCACTAATTTTATTAAAGATTTAAATACCCGTTTTACCCCTTTTATAGAAACGAAAGGATCCTATACTTTTGATAATGGAGATAACGAAGCTTATGCATTCCAAGCACGTCTTGAATTCCCTACATCTACAAAATTTAAGTGGCTTGCTAATTATGGATATAGAACAACCAGTAATACTGTAACCGATAATAAAGCGACCTCAAATAATTTTTCGTTAGGATTAGCTTATCAGTTATTACCGAACATCACTTTTAAAGGCACTGCTGGTATCACTTCTGCTAAAGCTGATACGGATGATTATACCCAATTACTTAGCGATGTGTCGTTTAATATCAAACCTTTTAAATTGCAGGTGTTAGATATTGGTTATAAACGAGAGCTTCAAAATTTTAACGCAGATTTATTAGATCGTGAAATTGTTATGAACCACTTTTACGCAAACTACAATATTAGTACGAACTTTAATTTAGGTTGGTTTACGCAATACTATTATACTTCACAAAACGATGATAACACCAGGAATTTACTGTTTACCTCGTTATACTATAATATACTTAGC from Flavivirga abyssicola includes the following:
- a CDS encoding STAS domain-containing protein, with the protein product MALKITDQNGTFLVEGTINTTTALNFQNHLEAILNTYETLTIDIENVTEIDASGMQALRALYNNALIYNRPFYIVGTGCKEVYDDFIFTYAA
- a CDS encoding tetratricopeptide repeat protein, giving the protein MKFKSYLVLVSLFIGALGVSQNMQEGFTYLETGKYKAAEAYFKTVLKDYPQNKTAKLCYGRAVGLNGSSKEAVSIFTDMLKDYPNDFEIKLNYAESLLWNKNYHTAKNYYESLIKENDQSFPALLGYANTLSNLKIYDQALVYVNKALDVSPGNQNAQTSKKYIYLGYAYKNQQQQKYIEAERLLKKNLSLFKNDKETLINLANLYLIAEAFDKAETTYNTIGNNETNKTIALNGLALVKHLKGKEKTALRISKEAYSTLASLSNAVLVQQTQERYIQALIWNKKYKKAQTLIDELIKTKPNDNWVLALQATLNIYKSDFKKSLIDYNHILKNDSTSFDGNLGKANTLKALGFYNEAYKSANNTLQFYSKQKDATNFIKDLNTRFTPFIETKGSYTFDNGDNEAYAFQARLEFPTSTKFKWLANYGYRTTSNTVTDNKATSNNFSLGLAYQLLPNITFKGTAGITSAKADTDDYTQLLSDVSFNIKPFKLQVLDIGYKRELQNFNADLLDREIVMNHFYANYNISTNFNLGWFTQYYYTSQNDDNTRNLLFTSLYYNILSKPSLKAGLNYQYITFKNPVPAIYFSPERFNATEIFINLIKDEVITKPKEWFYELTAATGYQFIESNAKQSTYRVQGKLGYKFCDRALLNVYGTRSNIASATAAGFTFTEIGVRFKWYVFDKPVFRE